The Salegentibacter mishustinae genome includes a window with the following:
- a CDS encoding thrombospondin type 3 repeat-containing protein — MKLLKKYMAVIAVFSLVFSSCTKEENNLTDDPASENFAELSLGASLNSLVNRTAVKQSLPECSSEAPAYAHVELTHNMGTELEGTIEINVPILEEDGAYYTDYDEGLKIPVANSETNTAMVSLTTFLVYDGDPEDEASTLIWATPTTASDYGSLVSQGLPFDFAIRAGSKKYVDIEVLCFDDRDVNLYGYQFFDIVPVEIHEFCVFANYCNDAGRHFTANYTFDITYIGDDNNIPLYTGEMPMTGNTEDDDSGDWYADPLCLAIPAPIYGEGRDTDYIRVTATLANWDANYPAPGAVDPISADLSWNEVQSFFVDGDNMDYWHIFFNCEDDGGNGNGECDPQNPADDCDGDTIPNGQDNCPETANADQGDLDEDGIGDACDTDIDGDGILNVDENEGCIRNPDPECGETGVEPCLPEAPDGCQSTDALNINLDNAGPSITNVSYGDWTVQIVDGELFVGVTPIIPFEISDIEVVVLESATCETVTVPDEGGSVTIPGITEGDLPLSISVRANICDVSGE; from the coding sequence AAATAGTCTTGTGAACAGAACAGCTGTAAAGCAAAGCCTTCCTGAGTGTTCTTCAGAAGCGCCGGCTTATGCTCACGTTGAACTTACTCATAATATGGGTACGGAACTAGAAGGAACTATAGAGATAAACGTTCCCATACTGGAAGAAGATGGAGCTTATTATACTGATTATGATGAAGGTTTAAAAATACCAGTTGCGAATAGTGAAACTAATACAGCTATGGTATCCTTAACAACATTCTTGGTTTACGATGGGGATCCAGAGGATGAAGCTTCAACCTTAATTTGGGCCACTCCAACCACCGCAAGTGATTATGGCAGTTTAGTTAGTCAGGGGCTTCCTTTCGATTTTGCGATTCGTGCTGGCTCAAAAAAATATGTAGATATTGAAGTGCTATGCTTTGATGACCGTGATGTGAATTTGTATGGCTACCAATTCTTTGATATTGTACCTGTAGAAATTCATGAATTCTGCGTATTCGCTAATTACTGTAACGATGCAGGAAGACACTTTACCGCAAATTATACGTTTGATATAACTTATATAGGTGATGATAACAATATACCGTTATATACCGGCGAAATGCCAATGACAGGAAATACAGAAGATGACGATTCAGGCGACTGGTATGCCGATCCTTTATGTTTAGCTATTCCAGCTCCTATATATGGAGAGGGACGCGATACTGATTACATTAGAGTTACTGCTACCCTGGCCAATTGGGATGCTAATTATCCTGCACCAGGCGCTGTAGATCCTATTTCTGCAGATTTAAGCTGGAACGAAGTACAGAGTTTCTTTGTAGATGGTGACAACATGGATTACTGGCATATATTCTTTAATTGCGAAGATGATGGTGGAAATGGAAATGGTGAATGTGATCCTCAAAACCCAGCTGATGACTGTGATGGTGATACTATTCCGAATGGTCAAGATAATTGTCCTGAAACGGCTAATGCAGATCAGGGTGATTTAGACGAAGACGGAATTGGTGATGCTTGTGATACAGATATTGATGGAGACGGAATCCTTAATGTTGATGAAAATGAAGGTTGTATTAGAAATCCAGATCCAGAATGTGGTGAAACAGGTGTAGAACCTTGTTTACCTGAAGCACCAGATGGATGTCAATCTACGGATGCGCTAAACATTAATCTTGATAATGCCGGTCCTAGTATTACTAATGTTTCATATGGAGATTGGACAGTGCAAATTGTGGATGGTGAATTGTTCGTTGGTGTTACGCCTATAATCCCATTCGAAATTTCAGATATAGAAGTAGTAGTACTCGAAAGTGCTACTTGTGAAACTGTAACCGTTCCAGATGAAGGAGGTTCTGTTACAATACCTGGTATTACAGAAGGTGATTTGCCACTTTCCATAAGTGTAAGAGCAAATATCTGCGATGTGTCAGGAGAATAA